The following DNA comes from Blattabacterium cuenoti.
ATATACTTAGTGATTGTCCTTTAATTGTAGGTAATGCTAAACCAAAGGCCCCACATAAAATGAGATATTCTCCCGTTAATAATAGTTTTCCATGACTATAAAAAAAACGTTTATACATGATTATTAGTTTATCGATATTTTTTTCATTAGATTTTGTAAAATGTTTCCTGGTCCTACTTCTGTAAATGAAATTGCTCCATCAAGAATCATATTTTTAATGGATTGTTTCCACTTTACTGGAGATGTAAGTTGTTCTATAAGATTTTTTTTGATATCATTACATTTTTTAATAGGAGTAGATGTTACATTATGATATATTGAGCATTTAGAATCTTTAAAAGAAAATTTTTCTACAAATATTTTTAGTTTTTTCTTAGCTGGTTCCATAATAGGAGAATGAAAAGCTCCATGAACAGGAAGAGTTAATATTTTAGCTCCTATTTTTTTTAGAGAAAAACAAACTCTTTTCAAAGCAGCCATTTCTCCAGAAATAACTAATTGTCCGGGACTATTGTAGTTAGATGGAACTATGATTCCTTTATCTCTTTTACAAAAGTCCTCTATAATATGATCCTCTAATCCAAATACTACGGCCATTCCTCCATGAACAGATTCACAAATTTTTTGCATCATTGATGCTCTTTCATTAACTAATATTAATCCATCTTCAAAAGAAAAAACATCAATTGCAGCTAAAGCAGAAAATTCTCCAAGAGAATGTCCAGCAACCATATCAGGATTAAAATTCATCAATATTTTCGCTTTTATCACTGAATATATATAAACAGCTAATTGTGTATATTTTGTTTTTTTTAACTGATCCATGGGGCCTTCAAACATTATAGATGTCATTTTAAATCCCAAAATTTCTTCAGATAATCGAAATAATTTTTTTGCAAAATCAGAGTTTTTATATAAATTTTTTCCCATTCCTACGAATTGAGATCCTTGACCAGGAAATAGATAAGCTTTCATAAAATATTTTTTATTATTAAAAATTAATCATGATATGAAAATAACTGATACCCATACTCATCTTTATATGAAAGAATTTGATAAAGATATTCATATTGTAATACAAAATGCTTTAAATAAAGGAATACATAGGTTTTTATTACCATCTATAGATACTTCCACAATTCCCAGTATATTAAAATTAGAAAAAAAATACCCTAATATATGTTTTCCTATGATAGGAATTCATCCCAACAAAGTTTCTACAAATAATTTAGAAGAAGAATTAAATCGCGTTGAAAAATGGTTACCTAAACATTCTTTTATTTCTATGGGAGAAATTGGTATGGATTTTTTTTCATCAAGAAAATTCATTTCAGAACAAGAATATGTTTTTAAAACTCAAATAAAATGGGCTAAAAAAAGAAAATTACCCATAGTAATCCATTGTAGAAAAGCTTTTGATCAAGTCTTTCACATTCTATCAAAAGAGATGAATTCTAATGTTAAAGGAGTTTTTCATTGTTTTTCTGGAACCTTAGAACAAGCTAAAAAAATTATTGATATGGGAATGAAACTAGGAATAGGAGGAATCATTACTTTCAAAAATAATCATATTAGTCAATTTTTACATCATATAAGTTTGAATCATCTTATATTAGAAACTGATTCCCCTTACCTTTCTCCACATCCTTTTAGAGGAAAAAGAAATGAACCAATGAATTTAAGAATAATTTTAAAAAAAATTTCTAAAATTTATTCTACATCAGAAAATGAAATTGCCGATATCATTCAAAAAAATGTAGAAAATCTATTTTTTAAATAGATTTTTATACCATTTTAGATGGATCTACCCATTTTTCAAATTGATCAGCAGTTAAATATCCCAATTTAATTGCTTCTTCTTTTAAAGTACTATTATTTCGATAAGCAGATTTTGCGATTTCTGCCGATTTTTCGTATCCAATATGAGTATTAAGTGCTGTTACTAACATTAAAGAATTATCCAAAAGATCTTTAATTCTATCATAGTTGGGTTTTATCCCCTCTATGCAAAAAGAAGAAAAAGAGTTACAAGCGTCTGCAATGAGTTGACAAGATCGTAAAAAATTATATACCATTAAAGGTTTAGCTACATTCAATTCATAATTTCCTGATGATCCTGATATAGATATGGTTACATCATTTCCTATAACTTGTGTACAAACCATAATCATAGCTTCACATTGAGTAGGATTTATCTTACCAGGCATAATAGAAGATCCAGGTTCATTTTCAGGAATAAAAATTTCCCCAATTCCAGAACGGGGTCCAGAAGCTAAAAAACGAATATCATTTGATATTTTTATTAGTGATACGGCTATTTGTTTAATAGATCCGTGACATTCTACTATTGCATCATGAGATGATAGAGCTTCAAATTTATTTTTTGCTACTTTAAAAGGAAACCCCGTATATTTA
Coding sequences within:
- a CDS encoding TatD family hydrolase; amino-acid sequence: MKITDTHTHLYMKEFDKDIHIVIQNALNKGIHRFLLPSIDTSTIPSILKLEKKYPNICFPMIGIHPNKVSTNNLEEELNRVEKWLPKHSFISMGEIGMDFFSSRKFISEQEYVFKTQIKWAKKRKLPIVIHCRKAFDQVFHILSKEMNSNVKGVFHCFSGTLEQAKKIIDMGMKLGIGGIITFKNNHISQFLHHISLNHLILETDSPYLSPHPFRGKRNEPMNLRIILKKISKIYSTSENEIADIIQKNVENLFFK
- the fabD gene encoding ACP S-malonyltransferase, which produces MKAYLFPGQGSQFVGMGKNLYKNSDFAKKLFRLSEEILGFKMTSIMFEGPMDQLKKTKYTQLAVYIYSVIKAKILMNFNPDMVAGHSLGEFSALAAIDVFSFEDGLILVNERASMMQKICESVHGGMAVVFGLEDHIIEDFCKRDKGIIVPSNYNSPGQLVISGEMAALKRVCFSLKKIGAKILTLPVHGAFHSPIMEPAKKKLKIFVEKFSFKDSKCSIYHNVTSTPIKKCNDIKKNLIEQLTSPVKWKQSIKNMILDGAISFTEVGPGNILQNLMKKISIN